A region from the Geotrypetes seraphini chromosome 10, aGeoSer1.1, whole genome shotgun sequence genome encodes:
- the NPB gene encoding neuropeptide B, producing MLSSAGFLLLGGALWLLLGCPAASAWYKQSAAPGSYSVGRASGLLSGIRRSPFSRRAESAESPADVGSQSQAVLLKSLAVCVMDISPTLQSCQLLQDGTNMFQCTAHVFLSLDSSDCDHT from the exons ATGCTGAGCTCAGCCGGCTTCTTGCTGCTCGGCGGCGCCCTCTGGCTGCTGCTCGGTTGCCCTGCAGCCAGCGCCTGGTACAAGCAGAGCGCTGCTCCCGGCTCCTACTCGGTCGGTCGGGCTTCGGGGCTGCTGTCGGGCATCCGCCGCTCACCATTCAGCCGCCGAGCGGAGAGCGCCGAGAGCCCTGCAGATGTCGGCAGCCAGAGCCAGGCAGTCCTGCTGAAAAGCCTG GCTGTGTGTGTCATGGACATTTCTCCCACTCTGCAGAGCTGTCAGCTGCTCCAGGATGGGACCAACATGTTCCAGTGTACAGCACATGTTTTCCTCTCTCTGGACTCTTCAGACTGTGATCATACCTGA